In a single window of the Streptomyces cinnabarinus genome:
- a CDS encoding lipase/acyltransferase domain-containing protein, producing MAISPAAGHRDAVVVLPGIMGSELIESATGRVLWGVSDPRWYGSAWTTGDALAKLHVTEDERAGRTGRIRATRMLRFPAFAPVLRGFEPYRELLRGVRNNAAHPDAVLEFAYDWRLSVAHAAAELAKAAEAHLQAWRAHPQGSRDARLTLVAHSMGGLVAHYFVTELGGAGELRTLITLGTPFYGSVQAAGLLATGRGTPLPLPRRRLRALACTLPGLHELLPGYRCVKERCCAYSQLTAVDVESLGGDLELAQRSLDRQERLRAAAPLPQLRAVVGVGQRTPQSLTLAGGTAHVQEYVPDGGTCADRRGDGTVYRDAATLPGSPAFYLPQNHGSIARSEEAIAYACSVLTERPLGPPLGATELGLYVPDMVEVGRPCPIEVDLVDNPAAVVCKVFDLAANLEIARPWLTPHDGSLYAEVPLPGPGLYRIEAKSGGFSAVSQLVLAVAPDE from the coding sequence GTGGCGATTTCACCGGCGGCAGGACACCGCGACGCGGTGGTGGTACTGCCCGGGATCATGGGCAGCGAACTGATCGAGAGCGCGACCGGACGGGTCCTGTGGGGCGTCTCGGATCCGCGCTGGTACGGCAGCGCGTGGACGACGGGCGACGCGCTCGCCAAGCTGCACGTCACCGAGGACGAGCGTGCGGGCCGCACGGGCCGGATCCGGGCGACCCGCATGCTGCGCTTCCCCGCCTTCGCCCCGGTACTGCGCGGCTTCGAGCCGTACCGCGAACTGCTCCGGGGCGTGCGGAACAACGCGGCCCACCCGGACGCGGTCCTGGAATTCGCCTACGACTGGCGGCTCTCCGTCGCCCACGCGGCGGCGGAGCTGGCCAAGGCCGCCGAGGCCCACTTACAGGCATGGCGAGCCCATCCGCAGGGCAGTCGGGACGCCCGACTCACGCTGGTCGCCCATTCCATGGGCGGGCTGGTCGCGCATTACTTCGTGACGGAACTCGGGGGTGCGGGTGAACTGCGGACGCTGATCACGCTGGGCACGCCCTTCTACGGTTCGGTCCAGGCGGCCGGCCTGCTCGCCACGGGACGGGGAACGCCCCTGCCGCTGCCCCGCCGCCGACTGCGGGCGCTGGCCTGTACCCTCCCGGGGCTCCATGAGCTGCTCCCCGGCTACCGGTGCGTCAAGGAACGCTGCTGCGCGTACAGCCAGTTGACCGCCGTCGACGTCGAATCCCTCGGTGGGGACCTGGAGTTGGCCCAGCGGTCGCTCGACCGGCAGGAGCGGCTGCGTGCGGCGGCCCCACTGCCGCAGTTGCGCGCGGTGGTCGGCGTCGGTCAGCGCACCCCGCAGAGCCTGACGCTGGCGGGCGGTACGGCGCACGTCCAGGAGTACGTCCCGGACGGCGGCACCTGCGCCGACCGGCGCGGCGACGGCACGGTCTACCGGGACGCCGCCACCCTGCCCGGCAGCCCGGCCTTCTACCTCCCGCAGAACCACGGATCCATCGCCCGCAGCGAGGAGGCCATCGCCTACGCCTGCTCGGTCCTCACCGAGCGCCCGCTCGGCCCACCACTGGGCGCCACGGAACTCGGCCTGTACGTACCGGACATGGTGGAGGTGGGCCGTCCCTGCCCCATTGAGGTCGACCTCGTGGACAACCCGGCGGCGGTGGTCTGCAAGGTCTTCGACCTCGCCGCGAACCTGGAGATCGCCCGCCCGTGGCTGACCCCGCACGACGGCAGCCTGTACGCCGAGGTACCCCTGCCCGGACCAGGCCTCTACCGGATCGAGGCCAAGTCCGGCGGATTCTCGGCGGTGAGCCAACTGGTGTTGGCGGTAGCCCCCGATGAGTGA